In the Camelus dromedarius isolate mCamDro1 chromosome 13, mCamDro1.pat, whole genome shotgun sequence genome, one interval contains:
- the GPR18 gene encoding N-arachidonyl glycine receptor — protein sequence MTTPHNQAQPGPSNNSHPDEYKIAALVFYSCIFVIGLFVNVTALWVFSCTTKKRTTVTIYMMNVALLDLIFIMSLPFRMFYYAKGEWPFGEYFCQILGALTVFYPSIALWLLAFISADRYMAIVQPKYAKELKNTFKAVLACVGVWIMTLTTTIPLLLLYEDPDKASTPPTCLKISDIIHLKAVNVLNFTRLIFFFLIPLFIMIGCYLVIIHSLLHGKTSKLKPKVKEKSIRIIITLMVQVLVCFTPFHICFASLMLGGDENRYNPWAAFTTFLMNLSTCLDVILYYIVSKQFQARVISVMLYRNYLRSVRRKSFRSGSLRSLSNVNSEML from the coding sequence ATGACCACCCCTCACAATCAAGCTCAACCTGGCCCTTCTAACAACTCACATCCAGATGAATACAAAATCGCAGCCCTTGTCTTCTACAGTTGTATCTTCGTCATTGGACTATTTGTTAATGTCACTGCCTTATGGGTTTTCAGTTGTACCACCAAGAAGAGAACCACTGTGACCATCTACATGATGAACGTGGCGTTACTGGACTTAATATTTATAATGAGCTTACCTTTTCGAATGTTTTATTATGCAAAAGGTGAATGGCCCTTTGGAGAGTACTTCTGCCAGATCCTTGGCGCTCTCACAGTGTTTTACCCAAGTATTGCTCTATGGCTTCTTGCTTTCATTAGTGCCGACAGATACATGGCCATTGTACAGCCAAAATACGCCAAGGAACTTAAAAACACATTCAAGGCCGTGCTAGCGTGTGTGGGAGTCTGGATAATGACCCTGACCACCACTATTCCACTCCTGCTGCTCTATGAAGACCCAGATAAAGCCTCCACGCCCCCCACCTGCCTCAAAATTTCTGACATCATCCACTTAAAAGCTGTTAACGTGCTGAACTTCACACGactgatatttttcttcttgattcctCTGTTCATCATGATTGGGTGCTACTTGGTCATTATTCACAGTCTCCTTCACGGTAAGACATCTAAGCTGAAACCCAAAGTCAAAGAGAAGTCTATAAGGATCATCATCACGCTCATGGTGCAGGTGCTCGTCTGCTTCACACCTTTCCACATCTGCTTCGCTTCCCTGATGCTGGGAGGGGACGAGAACAGATACAACCCCTGGGCAGCCTTCACCACCTTCCTCATGAACCTCAGCACCTGTCTGGATGTGATTCTCTACTACATTGTTTCGAAACAATTTCAGGCTCGGGTCATCAGCGTCATGCTATACCGCAATTACCTTCGGAGCGTGCGCAGAAAAAGCTTCCGCTCAGGTAGCTTACGCTCACTAAGCAATGTGAACAGTGAAATGTTATGA